tgctgcttatATCTTGGTGcgagataccacagcacaccttcaggggtgtagtggagtccatgcctcaatgggTCAAGGCTGTTTTGCTAGCAAAGGGGTACCAACACAATGGTCATAATTTTATGCATGATCACTGTATGATTGCCAATTATTTACATTCACAATTAGGATTTGTAcaccctttacatttttatttcaatgttgtaaTTAGCAATTCTTTTGATTTGtaattcaatttgaagcagatttttttaaatgacagcaTTCATTAATGTTTCTTAAGGGTCAAGATCAAGTTATCAGCTTCTCCGGCGCTgcacaacatttattttcaaatacatttttatgtataattattattattgttattatttaaaatgattattgcccctggttcagtaagGAACTCTTGTAATAAGGTAGCAGTGATTGGGACAAATTTTAAGTATCAACGCTGCTTAAAAATATGCAATCTAATCCAGTTTACATCAAATAAGCCTGCTCCCAAAGCAGGTTTAAGCTtacggacctgttgctatgacagcaagtccaggatgagcttcgAAGAATGGACCCATGATGTGTGCCAAAAGCAAAACCCATCAGTGAAATAaacagtattatttttttcaactcCACTTTCGGATTTGTTGCTGGTACTGTTCAAATATACTTTTGCGTTTTCCTGTATGCaccttgtttattttttgtgaagcTGCACCAGAATAACCATACAACACTTCTAATATCAAACAAACCAAATCTATAAACTATAGGCTACATAATGAACTAGTATTTTCTGTATAATTCTATAATCTATATCATTTTATTGTAATTGAAGGTGACTTTATAACCAGCTGCATCTAAGTTATTTCCTATAGAAGCCCATTTCTGCCACATAAGAgaaaaaaatgacacaaaaaagTCATaactatgtaataataataaaaaaaaatatgaaaaaaatatgaaaaagttAGAAATGATGagataaaaagtatttttatctTATAATAATCTTAGTGtttcattttgatttatggCATAATTATGCTTTACCAAagcatcatttttttttcttcttatgtGGTGGAAATGCAGCAGCCATTACCTTTCTCAAAAGCACTATTTCATCATGACCATTGTTACGGTATTTAAAATCACTTCAATAACCATAAATGGACCTGTCCTTATAGCTGTCTTAATAAAGTGTCAAATTGTTTCCTGGACTGATCAGTTCCAGGACACTGTCAGTGGATCAGCATTCTTCCCTGCCAGATAAGCTCCAGGAGAGAGGCTGAGCGAGTAAGGGATGGATGAAGGGTATGTGGAGGTGTGCAGTAGAGTCATGTCATCAGCATTATAGAAGCACACTTGACACCTGTCGCAGTCCAGGTACAGCCCTATCCTGCGTGGTTTCACAGTCAGATCTATCTCTGTCAGTGTCTCATACTCTTTGATGCAGTAGCCTTGGTCATGTTTAAGGTGAAGCCCAATATCTTTGTTCAAGTTGCTTATACATCCACCATCAAAGCCCACGCTCCAGTCTATCTTCGCTCCTACATCCACCTCCCAGTAGTGCTGCCCTGACTGGAAGGTCTTGTGGGTCCTGGCAAGAGGCCTATAGTCTTTGTGACGCAAAAAAATCCCCTTTTTGGATGTGCGGATGACGCTGCGCCCATCAGAGGAGACCCTCAGGTATGGGTCATGACAGTCATGTATGACATTACGATCAGGGACTATGAAAGACAAAAGGTTTAAAAgcaaaaattaagtaaaatattattacaacttTTTTCAAAGAAACTATATAAATTATTACAAACGTTTGACCGATAGTGTACAAATATTGATGCTGTAAATttgcaaaatgtttattttcacaataaatgttaaGGTACTGTACACTATAACTTTTGGCCCTCGagtggttaaaaaacaaaactgcatgcatTTTGTGGAAAAGAACACTGTTCTGGTTGTACTTCAGCTTTGCTTTAGCCTAGAGATCTAAAcgtaccctagcggcagcaaatgtaatttgcagccagggcagtctagcaactctccgttgGATTGTGAAgttggaaaaaccaaactctggtcaggccaatcacatcgtttatagagtcggtgggtgggcttaacataatgacgacagaGCTGTGATGGTTCCGCGTGCTAAAACAAAGAAGGTGGCTataacagcggtctttcgaatcagctttggtcATGACTCTGGATGACTTgttgttaagcttttctttgagaacagaacagagaatggtactgaagtcattcttaagaaaggccgatgtgttctgagttttgccgactagatacagcaaaagtttaatcaactacactgtaaaaaattatatgttcaataagttataacaacatatgtttttacattgctttaactcatcaaaataagttatgaaatgtcttttttgtaagttatacaagatgtaactaatTTTTCAAAGTTGAAATAACAAACTCAAATTTCAggttgtgacttttttttttttgctgctttttTTCCCCAGCTTTCTCTATTTATGATAATGACTAAGCCTGTGACCTACAGGTGATACGTAGGCAATTTCTCGTGAAAACCATCCTGTCAAGTGTAAAATTATGAACATTTATAATAGAACCAGGGTAAGACAAAAGCATGTTTTGTAAGAATTGATTATGCACTGACTCATTACGTATTTGTACTTTTAACAAATACATAGTACACAGTACCTTTCATTTACTTTTACATGTATTGTAATATATAGTGTTGTCTACAAATAGATAACCAATGTCCTCACCTGGTTTGATAGAGCCCAGCATCTCCTTCCACACAATAAACTGCAAATGAGTTTCATGAAGGCCGAGAAACAAAGAATTGGGTGTAAAATTTACACTTTTCACTGTTGATTTGAACCTACAATGCAGGAGATGAATGTCACTGATGGGGTATACagttaagccccgtttccaccaaaattacccggaacaatttgtaccaggaacttttttacaggaacttttctcccccccagacctgcagctgtctgcgtttcgaccgcgataaagttccgagaagattaggcaaattagtccggtgatgtaggactgcgcgcgactgctcctccaaatcagtgaaggacatgtaatcatttttaagtgtaccgattgaaagatttagtgaactgtttacatgagacgttatctaaaccgatctggtgtttacatgtgatgactttcaatcgcaatcattttgtcacatgcagtttgtctgccacatcaaaaatgtcaacgctgttttctccagcagctggagtgtgttaactgaagccatagcaactcttaacggccaccaggactaatacagtattatttatagctatttgttgtaaagtgtaataatcatctcagaaaaaaaaacaattctgtcaggcgcagttaaagtaaaaactgcccggggcaatatacgctgtgtcattactccaacattatcttcataacttacgaaataaaaagtttacccctcagaaaaatgtactttcctctcttgtcaacatgagcgcggcgcgcgccgtcacgtcatgtaaggacacacacttaaaagtaatcggtcaggtcgtttacatggtgaaaaaaaatgaataacgagtatggaagagattcaagctttgctgcttttgctggttatgtataggtttactaaagaggtaattaacaacgacagaaaagagcactaatatgcagatacagcagcatgcagcatattcagaaagcttgtaaagctagatttaaaatgacaatgtatattattatcagctattacggacattgaacgtgagatggctgagacgaacgcgtgccaccagacagagagcaagactgatatttactgaacgcagaacgaacctcgcaaaagacttttaaaaatgccggttgaactgcgtgagctcaaccaatcagcatgttcagcgcccaagtcccgccctcgaaagttcctgaactttgaaaaagtactacctcgcgagcagggccgtttggagggggaaatatttacccggaacttcaattttaccctggttcctgcggtctaaacacacgaagtaccacccaaagttcctagttcctgggtaaagttcctgtggtggaaacggggctctaaaggtggtacttcgtgtgtttagaccgcaggaaccagggtaaaattgaagttccgggtaaatatttccccctccaaacggccctgctcgcgaggtagtactttttcaaagttcaggaactttcgagggcgggacttgggcgctgaacatgctgattggttgagctcacgcagttcaaccggcatttttaaaagtcttttgcgaggttcgttctgcgttcagtaaatatcagtctttgctctctgtctggtggcgcgcggtcgtctcagccatctcacgtgcaatgtccgtaatagctgataataatatacattgtcattttaaatctagctttacaagctttctgaatatgctgcagctgcatgctgctgaatctgcatattagtgctcttttctgtcgttgttaattacctctttagtaaacctatacataaccagcaaaagcagcacagcttgaatctcttccatactcgttattaattttttttcaccatgtaaacgacctgaccgattacttttaagtgtgtgtccttacatgacgtgacggcgcgcgccgcgctcatgttgacaagagaggaaagtacatttttctgaggggtaaactttttatttcataagttatgaatataatgttggagtaatgacacagcgtatattgccccaggcagtttttactttaactgcgcctgacagaagattttttttttctgagatgattattacactttacaacaaatagctataaataatactagtcctggtggccgttaagagttgctatggctacagttaacacactccagctgctggagaaaacagcgttgacatttttggtgcggcagacaaactgcatgtgacaaaatgattgcgattgaaagtcatcacatgtaaacaccagatcggtttagataacgtctcatgtaaacagttcactaaatctttcaatcggtaacgttacacacacaaatgattacatgtccttcactgatttggaggagcagtcgcgcgcagtcctacatcaccggactaatttgcctaatcttctcggaactttatcgcggtcgaaacgcagacagctgcaggtctgggggggagaaaagttcctgtaaaaaagttcctggtacaaattgttccgggtaattttggtggaaacggggcttaagtcTGAGGTATGTTTACCTCAAGCATTACTGTATATTGTCATACTTGGTTTTTTGAGAAGCTCTGTCGTTGTTTTCACTGCAGCTTTCGTTCTCTTTCATCTCTTCTACAAATTCCAGCCCTTTCTCAGTCCACCactacagcagaaaaaaaacagaaaatatgaatAACTCAGTGTTATGTATAATATatgctaaaaacaaaaaacaaattgtaCATAGCTATTCCTTTGTTGCCACTAGTCCTACAGAGAATTTGTTGTTGCACCTGTTGAACCTGTTTGCTATGCCCCATGCCTTGCTATGCCCTTGTGGCTGTTCACAAACTTGTTATGCACCATGCCACAGCCAAGGAGGCCATCCACGAAGTCGCTATGCCCCATGCCATGGTCAAGGATGCTGACCACAAACTTACTATACTCCATGCCATAGTAAACGAGGCTGTCCACAAAATCGCTATTCCCCCATGCCACGGCCAAGGAGGCTGTCCACAAACTCGCTATGCCCCATGCCACAGCCAAGGTGGCCGTTAACAAACTCGCTATGCCACACGGCCATGTAGGCCATCAATGTCACTGCTCCCTCATCTCCCTCGATCCACCAAATCTCCTGCTCTACTGTGGTGGTCAATCATGGGGAGGTAACTGAAACTGTGTTACCTTATTTCTATATTCTTATTATTAGTTAAATGATGGTATTCGGAGTAAATCgtttatttacattattattatttttattttttttgaacaATGCAAACTGTATTACCCATCTATTTTTAGATAAATTATGTTTCTTCATCAATATTGAATAACATTAAAAAGATATTTTTGGCATTATGGCAAGGATAATGTTTTGGCAttataggaaaaaaaaaaaaaatttcttttCCTTTCCTTTTAAGCCTCATTGTAGCTGCAAACCAGTATGTCTTGGACATTTTGCTAACTGGACAAATTGTGCTGAATGCAAATGTTTGTTTGAACCTGCAGAAACCCATCTGGCTGATCAGACTCAAAGACTGAGTGTAGAATCCCTTCCTTCTCTCTTCCATCATTCAGCTTCTCTTCTATGTCTGCTCTGTTTCTTTTCATCTTTTCGATAATTTCCTTCTCTTCTTTCTCCAACATTTTCTTCACTTGCTCCTCCTTTTTCCTCAGAAACTGGTGCATCTCCTCAAATTGTGCTGAAATCTGAGACGAGAGCTGCTTAGACCTTTCCTgagaaaacacaaaaacaaatcacGGATAGCAATGAACCCTGACGCGGTCCTTTATTAAGTTTTTAGATTGATTGCGGGATCTGTTTTATTCTTTtgtgtaaagtttttttttttgtgtttttgtttttttacctcagTTTTAGAGATCTCATTCGTCTGTTTTTTGATTAGAGCCTGCAGGTCTTCATTCTCCTTCGACAGGAAACTCAGAGGCTCTAACAATAAATTCTACAACACAAaacatatttcatatttcagGCATTACCTTAAAACAGTGGATCTCAATCGACAGCAATTTTTGGCAGAGGAACAGGATAGAACACTTCTGACTTTGCATGTACAATTACGCATTTTGATATGTCTGTCCACCTTTTTCCTAATGAGCCCACTGCAGTTTACAAACctaattccaaaaaagttgggacactgtacaaatagttttaaaaaaaggaatgcaataatttacaaatctcataatattttattcacaatagaatatagataacatatcaaatgtggAAAgcgagacattttgaaatgtcattttgGATTTCACACGAGCTACACAttgcaaaaaagttgggacagggagCAATAAAAGGCAGAaaaatttaaatgataaaaGGAACAGCTGAAAGatcaatttgcaacttattgggtcaattggcaacatgattgggtataaaaagagcctctcataACGTTGACTAAGAAGTCAACAGAGGCAGAGATTTCTGGTTTGGGTAAGTTCCACCAAAAATAATTGAAACAAATCATTCTAAATCATCATTGCGCTACAAATAAtccccatccatcataaaaatatacTGAATATTAAGCTGTAAAATGTACTTCATATTACTACAGTGATATTTAACCAGTCTGTAATATTGCTGTGGAAAGAATCAAGCTTTTGTTAGCCTCATAGCCTTGCTTTAGTTGGAAATCCCTCTTAGCaaactttttgtcataataGTAGTGTAAACTTGTATTGTTGCCTAGTCTAAGCATTCAAGGATTAAATGTTCAGCAGGCTGAGCTTTCAAAATTCCACAGAATGACGCATTTTGCATTATCTGGCAGACTTTTGCTGACAAATAAATGGAAATTTCTTGGTCCGGAGAAAGAGCAAACATTGTTTGTGGGCTGAAAgtgtaaaactgtaaaaaagCCATTGCATTATTTAATCTTCCATACTTTTCTGAATCAATCTCTGAAACAAGAGTAAAGTAAAATGTCTTAAGTATATGTATGAAGAATGTTATtacgttttagttttttatcaCACTGCAGGCCTTTACAGGTTGATTGAACTTAAAACATTTATGGAAACTCGTTGCcctaaaaaagttgattttagttaataaaacaaaacatttccaatTTAATATACCTAGAATTTCAATAGGACTGAATTTAAAACTATTAGTTGTATTAACTAAAAGTTTTTAATTAAATGCTGTTGAAATCTTAAGTACAATAAACTGgaaatcttttgtttttttcaacaagacaaaatcaacttttttaggGCAATAAGGTTTCCAATAATAATTCAGGGTTTCCATAAATGTTTTACGTTCAATCAACCTGTATAGGCTTGAAGTGCACCCGTTCTTCTAATTAAGACAGGAATCTGATAAACGACTGAACAGACTTCTAAAAAGATATTAGAACACTAGGCAATAGGCATCATACATGCCAATTTTGTAAATGGTTACAGAGAAAAAACTGGGCATCAAATAAGTGAGGATCACACACActttcatgtcgttccaaacaaAGCAAACACCCGCAGAAAAGTATGCCTTGTTCGTAGGAGACACGTAACAAATAAAAGTTTTCTAAAATTGTCTTGAAATCAAATGTTTTGATATTCTTTAACCAGTTAAAATCTCAGTCTCAAGCTTAAAAAAACTTGTTCGTCActacatgtttgtgtgtgtgtgtgtgtgtgtgtgtgtgtgtgtgtgtgtgtgtgtgtgtgtgtgtgtgtgtgtgtgtgtgtgtgtgtgtacgtgtgtatgtgtgtgtgaaattgGTCAACTTAAATCTGTACACTGgcactgatttttttttgcagctAGTAGTGACTTGTCCAAATTGCAAATCAGGGCCAACATTTGTGCTGTGCAAATATTGTGTAATGTATTTCAACCTTAATTTCTTTATGAGCTTTATGAACGCGTCAAAGTTGTAGTTATGTAATTAACAGTAATtaactgaattacatttttgggtgaactaaccctttaggaTTGCGAAAGGAACCAACCACATACTGCAATCAAGTAAGCTACTGAGCAAGGGTAAATGACCCTATGGTCTCCGAGACTCTGAACAAAGTTGCTGCAATAACTGTTCATTAGATGTACACTTAGCCAGCTATTAAATGATTACACCTCTTCAGTCAGTATGTGGGATTCGATACATCCAAAATAGAAACCAAATCATTTTAGTTTTCTTACTTGGATATGCAATGTAAGTAGCTTCAGACACAAACTTAATGAACATAATCTACAGTTTATGATTTTTCAGTCCTAACTCCCTGACCTTTCTAGGCTCCGCTGCCTCCTCCACAGGTTTGAACTTGTGTCCCTGGTGTTTCTCACCATCCCTACAGATCAGGCACACCAGTTTCTGGTCCGTCTCACAGAACAGCCTGAGCCTCTCCTGATGATCTGAACACACCAGCTTCTCCGGTTCTTCAAACACTCTCACTGTGGTTCCACCGTGTGCTCCCGAAGTCGCCCCGTTTATGTCCCTGATCGCCTGTTGCTCGCTCAAGTGCTCCCTCACGGCATTCACCATGTTCCGCAGGACGCGGTTGGACCGGAGGTCCCACATGGTGTAGGGTCGCCTGCATTCCGGACACAGTCTTAAGCGGCTGCTTTGGGAATGATTGCTGATACACTGTCGGCAGAACGTGTGGTCGCACAGCAGGCTCACTGGATCCGTGAAGTCCCCCAAACACACGGAACACTGGATCTGTTTCGACAGCCGAGAATCCATTGCGACTTCTTGTTTGAAATGTGCTGGCTGACAAAACACTGCTTGTGTCCCCTAAATGTCCCCAACACTCACTGGAACGGGGGGTTTAGATGTGAGGTGTTGTTCCAACAGCTGCAGAGACAAATGACAACACACATGTCCACCACATGTGCAGGGCTAGGAGTGTGTTTAGAAGCTCTTCCTCTGCCCATACTTGACTTGTCCTAGTGTTCTAAATAAAGGGAGCCATTTGACTCCCTGCACAGATGAACTTCCCCCAATAAATCGTGTCGCTGCCCCCAAACATCTTTAAATTACAGTCTTGATTCATACCAAGACAAGAGTAGTCTACTTGTTCATTTAGAACAAAACAAATGTTTAGCTCATATTACCAAAGTCAAATTTGACCTTCCCTCTCATATGGAGGGAATCAACAGGTGGTTAGATAATCACATGTGCATATAATACTAGAAGGGACAACCATACTGTTGTCATCTCTATAATTAGTGTCCTAGCTACTACAGAGTAAACTGTAGGCTATGTATTATATTGTCCATTTGCTGATATGGATCTCATGGCTTCTTATGTTCTTGTAAATGAGGTCAGTAATACCCcctttccaccaaggcagtgctggtgctggtTCAGAGCCAGAGTTTCAAATCAGTTCTTTAAGTCTCTTGttcaacaaggctgcatttatttgatcaaaaatacagtaaacagtaatattgtgaaatattattacattttaaagtaactgttttctatttaaatatatatttaaatgtaatttattcctgtgatggcaacaCTGATTTTTCAGAATcactactccagtcttcagtgtcataagatccttcaaaaatcatcctgatttgctgctcaagaaagtCATAGTCATAGTGAACTTTATTCATATAGCGCTtctacaatgacgattgtttcaaagcagcttcacagtgttgaacagaacaa
This DNA window, taken from Pseudorasbora parva isolate DD20220531a chromosome 7, ASM2467924v1, whole genome shotgun sequence, encodes the following:
- the trim109 gene encoding tripartite motif containing 109, whose product is MDSRLSKQIQCSVCLGDFTDPVSLLCDHTFCRQCISNHSQSSRLRLCPECRRPYTMWDLRSNRVLRNMVNAVREHLSEQQAIRDINGATSGAHGGTTVRVFEEPEKLVCSDHQERLRLFCETDQKLVCLICRDGEKHQGHKFKPVEEAAEPRKNLLLEPLSFLSKENEDLQALIKKQTNEISKTEERSKQLSSQISAQFEEMHQFLRKKEEQVKKMLEKEEKEIIEKMKRNRADIEEKLNDGREKEGILHSVFESDQPDGFLQWWTEKGLEFVEEMKENESCSENNDRASQKTKFKSTVKSVNFTPNSLFLGLHETHLQFIVWKEMLGSIKPVPDRNVIHDCHDPYLRVSSDGRSVIRTSKKGIFLRHKDYRPLARTHKTFQSGQHYWEVDVGAKIDWSVGFDGGCISNLNKDIGLHLKHDQGYCIKEYETLTEIDLTVKPRRIGLYLDCDRCQVCFYNADDMTLLHTSTYPSSIPYSLSLSPGAYLAGKNADPLTVSWN